Proteins from a single region of Streptomyces sp. HUAS 15-9:
- a CDS encoding carbohydrate kinase family protein, with the protein MTASNASAGEEPEHLTDPQHSPAQVDPLAVLRAPDDPPWDVYLTGTVFLDIIFTGLDSAPVRGTESWARGMGSSPGGVANMATALARLGLKTSLAAAFGDDHYGDYCWDVLAQGEGIDLSPSRTVPGWHSPVTVSMAYEGERTMVSHGHEPPPEEPAPDCPPRARAAVASLTPGKSAPWVAQAASEGTRIFADVGWDDTGAWDLAGLADLAHCEAFLPNAEEAKRYTGADCPRAAAHALTEFVPLAVVTLGAEGAYAVDRRTGEAAEVPAIAVEALDPTGAGDVFVAGFVTGTLAGWPLADRLAFAGLTAALSVQEFGGSLSAPGWSEVGAWWRRVQSVEGQDPAALRRYAFLEHLVPEEHLRPWPRRRAVPTIGFRRPA; encoded by the coding sequence GTGACCGCGTCCAACGCGTCTGCCGGGGAGGAACCGGAGCACCTCACAGACCCGCAGCACAGTCCGGCCCAGGTCGATCCACTGGCCGTCCTGCGCGCGCCGGACGACCCGCCCTGGGACGTCTACCTCACGGGCACCGTCTTCCTGGACATCATCTTCACCGGCCTCGACTCGGCTCCCGTGCGCGGGACCGAGTCCTGGGCGCGGGGCATGGGCTCGAGCCCCGGAGGCGTGGCGAACATGGCGACGGCCCTGGCCCGCCTCGGCCTGAAAACGTCCCTCGCGGCGGCCTTCGGCGACGACCACTACGGTGACTACTGCTGGGACGTGCTCGCCCAGGGCGAGGGCATCGACCTGTCACCGTCGCGCACGGTCCCCGGCTGGCACTCCCCGGTCACGGTCTCCATGGCGTACGAGGGCGAGCGCACGATGGTCTCCCACGGCCACGAGCCGCCCCCCGAGGAGCCAGCCCCGGACTGCCCGCCACGCGCGCGTGCCGCGGTCGCGTCCCTGACACCCGGCAAGAGCGCACCCTGGGTCGCACAGGCCGCGAGCGAGGGTACGAGGATCTTCGCGGACGTCGGCTGGGACGACACGGGCGCCTGGGATCTGGCCGGCCTCGCCGACCTGGCGCACTGCGAGGCGTTCCTGCCGAACGCCGAGGAGGCCAAGCGCTACACGGGCGCCGACTGCCCGCGCGCGGCGGCCCACGCCCTCACCGAGTTCGTACCGCTGGCGGTGGTCACCCTCGGCGCGGAGGGCGCCTACGCGGTGGACCGGCGGACCGGGGAGGCCGCCGAGGTCCCCGCGATCGCCGTCGAGGCCCTCGACCCGACCGGCGCCGGGGACGTGTTCGTCGCGGGCTTCGTCACCGGGACCCTGGCCGGCTGGCCGCTGGCCGACCGCCTCGCCTTCGCCGGCCTGACGGCCGCGCTGTCCGTCCAGGAGTTCGGCGGCTCGCTCTCGGCCCCCGGATGGTCCGAGGTCGGGGCATGGTGGCGCAGGGTCCAATCGGTGGAGGGCCAGGACCCGGCCGCACTGCGCCGCTACGCCTTCCTCGAACACCTGGTTCCGGAGGAACACCTCAGACCCTGGCCCCGCCGCAGAGCGGTCCCGACGATCGGCTTCCGCCGCCCGGCCTGA
- a CDS encoding FAD binding domain-containing protein, with the protein MLLRLPTSVSEAQGFLAEGAVPVGGATLVWAAWQRDGFPEQAVSLRKVPEARVIGAEEVGGAVLLHQVDERVPEVLWRAAAGVGTGAVRRTATVGGNLVGSALRDLLPAALVLDARAVVLATDGTYETDLTEVLAKRPVVLKLRWHTPLASGYRKLPGEAGGAPPLIVAAAAHPTELRVAVRDGYEVLSETLPRDAAPAQLLDALSHTPLDALPDPAREALREEVTTVLSQASDD; encoded by the coding sequence ATGTTGCTGCGTCTGCCCACGTCCGTGTCCGAAGCGCAGGGGTTTCTGGCCGAGGGGGCGGTCCCCGTCGGCGGCGCCACGCTGGTGTGGGCCGCCTGGCAGCGGGACGGCTTTCCCGAGCAGGCGGTGTCGCTGCGCAAGGTGCCCGAGGCGCGGGTGATCGGGGCCGAGGAGGTGGGCGGGGCCGTACTGCTGCACCAGGTCGACGAGCGGGTGCCGGAGGTGCTGTGGCGGGCGGCGGCCGGGGTGGGCACGGGTGCGGTGCGCCGGACCGCGACGGTCGGTGGCAACCTCGTCGGCAGCGCGCTGCGCGATCTGCTGCCCGCGGCTCTGGTGCTGGACGCGCGTGCCGTGGTGCTGGCGACGGACGGCACGTACGAGACCGACCTCACCGAGGTCCTGGCGAAGCGGCCGGTCGTGCTGAAGCTCCGCTGGCACACGCCCCTGGCCAGCGGCTACCGCAAGCTGCCCGGCGAGGCGGGCGGTGCGCCCCCGCTCATAGTCGCGGCGGCCGCGCACCCCACGGAACTCCGCGTCGCCGTCCGCGACGGCTACGAGGTCCTCTCCGAAACCCTGCCCCGCGACGCCGCCCCGGCCCAACTCCTCGACGCCCTGAGCCACACCCCGCTGGACGCCCTCCCGGACCCGGCCCGCGAGGCCCTCCGGGAGGAGGTCACCACGGTCCTGTCCCAGGCGTCGGACGACTGA
- a CDS encoding PhoH family protein gives MTQTPTAHTPAQGQARAQFTVPAQHPMVTVLGSGDSLLRVIEKAFPAADIHVRGNEISAVGDPGEVALIQRLFDEMMLVLRTGQPMTEDAVERSIAMLRASENGEGPEETPAQVLTQNILSSRGRTIRPKTLNQKRYVDAIDKHTIVFGIGPAGTGKTYLAMAKAVQALQSKQVNRIILTRPAVEAGERLGFLPGTLYEKIDPYLRPLYDALHDMLDPDSIPRLMAAGTIEVAPLAYMRGRTLNDAFIILDEAQNTSPEQMKMFLTRLGFDSKIVITGDVTQVDLPNGTKSGLRQVQEILEGLDDVHFSRLSSHDVVRHKLVGRIVDAYEKYDDKHGTENGTHKGGRGRSGHKGK, from the coding sequence ATGACTCAGACACCCACAGCTCACACCCCCGCGCAGGGACAGGCGAGAGCACAGTTCACGGTCCCTGCCCAGCACCCGATGGTCACCGTGCTGGGTTCCGGCGACTCCCTCCTGCGCGTGATCGAGAAGGCCTTCCCGGCGGCCGACATCCATGTCCGGGGCAATGAGATCAGCGCGGTCGGCGACCCCGGTGAAGTCGCCCTCATCCAGCGCCTGTTCGACGAGATGATGCTGGTGCTCCGCACGGGGCAGCCGATGACGGAGGACGCAGTGGAACGCTCGATCGCGATGCTGCGGGCGAGCGAGAACGGGGAGGGCCCGGAGGAGACCCCGGCCCAGGTGCTGACACAGAACATCCTGTCCTCGCGCGGCCGCACGATCCGCCCCAAGACCCTCAACCAGAAGCGCTACGTCGACGCGATCGACAAGCACACGATCGTCTTCGGCATCGGCCCCGCCGGTACCGGCAAGACCTACCTCGCCATGGCCAAGGCGGTGCAGGCCCTGCAGTCCAAGCAGGTCAACCGCATCATCCTGACCCGGCCGGCCGTGGAGGCCGGCGAGCGCCTCGGCTTCCTGCCCGGCACGCTCTACGAGAAGATCGACCCCTATCTGCGCCCGCTGTACGACGCGCTGCACGACATGCTCGACCCGGATTCCATCCCGCGCCTGATGGCGGCGGGGACCATCGAGGTGGCGCCGCTGGCGTACATGCGCGGCCGTACGCTGAACGACGCCTTCATCATCCTGGACGAGGCCCAGAACACGAGCCCCGAGCAGATGAAGATGTTCCTCACCCGTCTCGGCTTCGACTCGAAGATCGTGATCACCGGTGACGTGACGCAGGTCGACCTGCCGAACGGCACCAAGAGCGGTCTGCGGCAGGTGCAGGAGATCCTGGAGGGCCTGGACGACGTCCACTTCTCCCGGCTGTCGTCCCACGATGTCGTACGGCACAAGCTGGTGGGCCGTATCGTCGACGCGTACGAGAAGTACGACGACAAGCACGGCACCGAGAACGGCACCCACAAGGGCGGCCGGGGCCGGTCCGGGCACAAGGGGAAGTAG
- a CDS encoding adenosine deaminase, with product MPLPKAELHLHIEGTLEPELAFRLAGRNGVRLPYADTDELRKAYQFEDLQSFLNLYYELMAVLRTERDFEDLANEYLARAAAQGVRHAEIFFDPQAHIARGVPMGTVVEGLWRALGNSEQNHGVSTRLIMCFLRDESADSALETLEAAWPYLDRITGVGLDSAEVGHPPVKFREVYEAAAELGLRRVAHAGEEGPPAYITEALDVLGVERVDHGLRCMEDPALVERLVRERIPLTLCPLSNVRLRAVDVLAEHPLRAMIEAGLLCTVNSDDPAYFGGYVADNYHAVRDALGLTKEQMRDLARNSFLASFLEDDEERRARYIAAVEAYEFS from the coding sequence ATGCCCCTCCCGAAAGCAGAACTGCACCTTCACATCGAAGGCACCCTGGAGCCCGAGCTGGCGTTCCGGCTCGCCGGGCGCAACGGCGTCCGGTTGCCGTACGCGGACACGGACGAGCTGCGCAAGGCGTATCAGTTCGAGGACCTCCAGTCCTTCCTGAACCTGTACTACGAGCTCATGGCCGTCCTGCGCACCGAGCGGGACTTCGAGGACCTCGCGAACGAATACCTCGCCCGCGCCGCCGCGCAGGGCGTGCGGCACGCGGAGATCTTCTTCGACCCGCAGGCGCACATCGCCCGCGGCGTCCCGATGGGCACGGTCGTCGAGGGGCTGTGGCGGGCGCTCGGGAACAGCGAGCAGAACCACGGCGTCTCCACCCGGCTGATCATGTGCTTCCTGCGGGACGAGTCCGCCGACTCGGCGCTGGAGACGCTGGAGGCGGCCTGGCCCTACCTCGACCGGATCACCGGGGTCGGCCTCGACTCGGCCGAGGTCGGCCACCCGCCGGTCAAGTTCCGCGAGGTGTACGAGGCCGCCGCCGAGCTCGGACTGCGGCGCGTGGCGCACGCGGGCGAGGAGGGGCCGCCCGCGTACATCACCGAGGCCCTGGACGTGCTCGGTGTCGAGCGCGTCGACCACGGGCTGCGCTGCATGGAGGACCCCGCGCTGGTGGAGCGGCTGGTGCGGGAACGGATCCCGCTCACCCTCTGCCCGCTCTCCAACGTCCGGCTGCGGGCCGTCGACGTCCTGGCGGAGCACCCGCTGCGCGCGATGATCGAGGCCGGGCTGCTGTGCACGGTCAACTCCGACGACCCCGCCTACTTCGGCGGCTACGTCGCCGACAACTACCACGCGGTGCGCGACGCCCTCGGGCTGACCAAGGAGCAGATGCGCGACCTGGCCCGCAACTCCTTCCTCGCGTCCTTCCTGGAGGACGACGAGGAGCGGCGGGCGCGCTATATCGCCGCGGTGGAGGCGTACGAGTTCTCGTAG
- a CDS encoding MFS transporter, which produces MSAPRTTPWPLVALFTAGYLAPYLLPTTVGRLDTGLPLSPTQAGAIGSALLLSSAAAGFLLASRVDRIGARTLARAGLLLAVLGYGGAALTTVVPAVVVGALVGGFGSGTVTAVAATGIAAMGAPPARAESRAWGSDPHRASILGLLSVSALAGAVYLTVPHLGAGHGQPLAALALTALAAWPLTGRLSLRTAPARTLPGRPPLPHRRSGLVLVAAMPCWSLVQNSLWGVSGRIGLAQAHLTEVTVGTVFAVALGAALIGVLGAGALGPRLGLATPIGAGTALIAVCVALSASATDLMTFAAGEIAWNVLYPVVLSYMIGLAASLDPRGRWAVLVGSAASLGTAAGPLTGSVLSARAGFPVMGAILAAGLLVIAVPLTAVALRRRPVAAPRALEDAVVHIEIPAYENSYASTAAI; this is translated from the coding sequence GTGTCCGCCCCCCGCACCACTCCCTGGCCCCTCGTCGCCCTTTTCACGGCCGGGTACCTCGCTCCGTATCTGCTGCCCACCACCGTCGGCAGACTCGACACGGGGCTTCCCCTCTCCCCCACCCAGGCCGGTGCCATCGGCAGTGCCCTGCTGCTGAGTTCGGCGGCGGCGGGCTTTCTGCTGGCGTCCAGGGTCGACCGGATCGGGGCACGCACACTCGCCCGCGCCGGACTCCTGCTCGCCGTCCTCGGCTACGGCGGGGCCGCCCTCACCACGGTCGTACCGGCCGTCGTCGTGGGCGCGCTCGTCGGCGGGTTCGGCTCGGGTACGGTCACCGCGGTCGCCGCCACCGGCATCGCCGCAATGGGGGCGCCCCCTGCTCGAGCGGAGTCGAGAGCTTGGGGGAGCGATCCGCACCGCGCCTCCATCCTGGGCCTGCTCAGCGTCTCCGCGCTCGCGGGCGCCGTCTATCTGACGGTCCCGCACCTCGGCGCGGGCCATGGCCAGCCCCTGGCCGCGCTCGCGCTCACCGCGCTGGCCGCATGGCCGCTCACCGGCCGGCTCTCGCTCCGTACGGCACCCGCGCGCACCCTGCCCGGCAGACCGCCGCTTCCCCACCGGCGCTCCGGCCTGGTCCTGGTCGCCGCCATGCCCTGCTGGTCCCTCGTGCAGAACTCCCTGTGGGGCGTCAGCGGCCGTATCGGCCTCGCCCAGGCGCACCTCACGGAGGTCACCGTCGGCACGGTCTTCGCGGTCGCGCTCGGCGCCGCGTTGATCGGGGTACTGGGTGCGGGGGCGCTCGGCCCGCGACTGGGTCTGGCCACACCCATCGGTGCCGGTACGGCGCTCATCGCGGTCTGCGTCGCGCTCAGCGCGTCCGCGACCGACCTGATGACCTTCGCGGCGGGCGAGATCGCCTGGAACGTGCTCTACCCGGTCGTGCTGTCGTACATGATCGGCCTCGCCGCCTCCCTGGACCCGCGCGGCCGCTGGGCGGTCCTGGTCGGCTCGGCCGCGTCACTGGGCACGGCGGCGGGACCGCTGACCGGCAGTGTGCTGTCGGCGCGGGCGGGGTTCCCGGTCATGGGCGCGATCCTCGCCGCCGGTCTGCTCGTGATCGCCGTACCGCTGACGGCCGTGGCCCTCAGGCGCCGGCCCGTCGCGGCCCCTCGGGCCCTGGAGGACGCCGTCGTACATATCGAGATCCCGGCCTACGAGAACTCGTACGCCTCCACCGCGGCGATATAG
- a CDS encoding glucarate dehydratase family protein, whose translation MTRDLTITEVRLTPILVADPPLLNTQGVHQPYTPRLIVEVETADGTTGLGETYGDTKYLEPARPLADRLIGRRVTDVNALFTLDVPVDDSRVEDAVDVGGLRGVQTADKLRLSVLSAFEVACLDAQGRALGLPVHALLGGKVRDSVEYSAYLFYKWAAHPQGVPAEADDWGAALDPAGVVEQARKFKDRYGFTSFKLKGGVFPPDEEIAAVRALAEAFPGHPLRLDPNGAWSVETSLKVAKELADVLEYLEDPALGTPAMAEVSAGTDVPLATNMCVTTFAEIKEAFTRDAVQVVLSDHHYWGGLRNTQHLAAICDTFGVGVSMHSNTHLGISLAAMTHVASTVPRLHHACDSHYPWQSEDVLTERLSFSGGRITVSDAPGLGIELDRDRLEVLHRRWARNDGSLRDRDDAAAMRVSEPGWVTPTMPRW comes from the coding sequence GTGACCCGTGACCTGACCATCACCGAGGTACGGCTGACGCCCATCCTGGTCGCCGACCCGCCGCTGCTGAACACACAGGGCGTGCACCAGCCGTACACCCCCCGGCTGATCGTGGAGGTGGAGACGGCCGACGGGACCACCGGGCTCGGCGAGACGTACGGCGACACCAAGTACCTGGAGCCGGCCCGCCCGCTCGCCGACCGTCTGATCGGTCGCCGGGTCACGGACGTGAACGCTCTGTTCACCCTCGACGTCCCCGTCGATGACTCCCGGGTCGAGGACGCCGTCGACGTCGGCGGACTGCGCGGCGTCCAGACCGCCGACAAGCTCCGGCTCTCCGTCCTCTCCGCCTTCGAGGTCGCCTGCCTGGACGCCCAGGGCAGGGCGCTCGGCCTGCCGGTCCACGCGCTGCTCGGCGGCAAGGTGCGGGACTCGGTCGAGTACAGCGCCTACCTCTTCTACAAGTGGGCGGCCCATCCGCAGGGCGTGCCGGCCGAGGCGGACGACTGGGGCGCCGCGCTCGACCCGGCCGGAGTCGTCGAGCAGGCACGGAAGTTCAAGGACCGCTACGGCTTCACCTCCTTCAAGCTCAAGGGCGGTGTCTTCCCGCCCGACGAGGAGATCGCCGCCGTACGCGCGCTGGCCGAGGCGTTCCCCGGGCACCCCCTGCGCCTCGACCCCAACGGCGCCTGGTCGGTGGAGACCTCGCTGAAGGTGGCGAAGGAACTGGCTGACGTCCTCGAGTACCTGGAGGACCCGGCGCTCGGCACCCCGGCGATGGCCGAGGTGTCCGCCGGCACCGACGTCCCGCTCGCCACCAACATGTGCGTGACGACCTTCGCCGAGATCAAGGAGGCGTTCACACGGGACGCCGTGCAGGTGGTGCTCTCCGACCACCACTACTGGGGTGGGCTGCGCAACACCCAGCACCTCGCGGCGATCTGCGACACCTTCGGCGTCGGGGTGTCCATGCACTCCAACACCCACCTGGGGATCAGCCTGGCCGCGATGACCCACGTCGCGTCGACCGTGCCCCGGCTCCACCACGCCTGCGACTCCCACTACCCCTGGCAGTCGGAGGACGTCCTGACCGAGCGGCTCTCCTTCTCCGGCGGCCGGATCACCGTCTCCGACGCCCCCGGCCTCGGCATCGAACTGGACCGCGACCGGCTGGAGGTCCTGCACCGCAGGTGGGCGCGGAACGACGGGTCGCTCAGGGACCGGGACGACGCGGCGGCGATGCGGGTGAGCGAACCGGGGTGGGTGACGCCCACGATGCCTCGCTGGTAG
- a CDS encoding histidine triad nucleotide-binding protein produces the protein MAGEPQDDCLFCKIVEGHIPATIVRETETTVAFRDINPQAPTHVLVIPRVHYKNAAELAAAEPAIAADILREAQVVADEEKLESYRVVFNTGSGAGQTVWHAHAHILGGRGMHWPPG, from the coding sequence ATGGCAGGGGAGCCGCAGGACGACTGCCTGTTCTGCAAGATCGTCGAAGGGCACATCCCGGCGACGATCGTCCGTGAGACGGAGACGACCGTCGCCTTCCGGGACATCAACCCCCAGGCACCCACCCACGTCCTGGTGATCCCCAGGGTGCACTACAAGAACGCTGCCGAACTCGCCGCGGCCGAACCGGCCATCGCCGCGGACATACTGCGCGAGGCCCAGGTGGTCGCCGACGAGGAAAAGCTGGAGAGCTACCGCGTCGTCTTCAACACCGGCAGCGGCGCGGGGCAGACCGTCTGGCACGCCCACGCGCACATCCTCGGCGGCCGCGGCATGCACTGGCCCCCCGGATAA
- a CDS encoding ribonuclease Z, whose product MSVRELVVLGTASQVPTRHRNHNGYLLRWDGEGILFDPGEGTQRQMLRAGVAAHDLNRICVTHFHGDHSLGLAGVIQRINLDKVPHPVTAHYPRSGQRFFARLRYATAYRETVELTEAPVDTDGRLAVTPSYTLEARKLSHPVESYGYRLIEPDGRRMLPERLAEHGIKGPDVGRIQREGVLRGVRLDDVSEVRRGQRFAFVMDTRLCDGVHALAEGCDMLVIESTFLDEDLELAVEHGHLTAGQAAGAARDAGVRHLVLTHFSQRYSEPEEFERQARAAGFEGELTVAHDLLRVPVPKRR is encoded by the coding sequence GTGTCCGTACGTGAACTGGTGGTCCTCGGCACCGCCAGCCAGGTCCCGACCCGGCACCGCAACCACAACGGCTATCTGCTGCGCTGGGACGGCGAGGGCATCCTGTTCGACCCCGGCGAGGGCACGCAGCGCCAGATGCTGCGTGCCGGGGTCGCCGCGCACGACCTGAACCGGATCTGCGTCACCCACTTCCACGGGGACCATTCGCTGGGCCTGGCCGGTGTCATCCAGCGGATCAACCTCGACAAGGTCCCGCATCCGGTCACCGCCCACTACCCCCGCTCCGGGCAGCGCTTCTTCGCCCGGCTGCGGTACGCGACCGCCTACCGGGAGACGGTGGAGCTCACCGAGGCGCCGGTGGACACCGACGGGCGGCTCGCGGTGACTCCGTCGTACACACTGGAGGCCCGGAAGCTGTCCCACCCCGTCGAGTCGTACGGCTACCGGCTCATCGAGCCCGACGGTCGCCGCATGCTGCCCGAGCGGCTCGCCGAGCACGGGATCAAGGGGCCGGACGTCGGCCGGATCCAGCGCGAGGGAGTCCTCAGGGGTGTGCGCCTCGACGACGTCAGCGAGGTGCGGCGCGGGCAGCGGTTCGCGTTCGTCATGGACACGAGGCTGTGTGACGGGGTGCATGCGCTGGCCGAGGGCTGCGACATGCTCGTCATCGAGTCCACCTTCCTCGACGAGGACCTGGAACTCGCCGTCGAGCACGGCCATCTGACGGCGGGCCAGGCGGCGGGAGCGGCCCGGGACGCGGGGGTGCGGCACCTCGTGCTCACCCACTTCAGCCAGCGCTACTCCGAACCGGAGGAGTTCGAGCGGCAGGCACGGGCGGCCGGGTTCGAGGGCGAGCTGACGGTGGCCCACGATCTTCTGCGAGTGCCGGTCCCGAAGCGCCGGTAG